The following proteins are encoded in a genomic region of Porphyrobacter sp. CACIAM 03H1:
- a CDS encoding M48 family metalloprotease → MAARGFAAHAAHNRRKGLMFVGLYALTFAPVALLLLGIVPLVLGNAMGSVFVDPLGFALRYAPLATVMVLALLARSYFGFRREVAEALSIREVSAKSEPRLVRIGEEQAILQGLARPRFGVIETRARNALSIGATPGQRMIAVTRGLLDALDDDEIAAVIAHELAHFRAGDAAFLSLNHALFRTAAWLQTNNPLKIDKNVHEKVQWHMVVGVVLPIFLIVMGIGGMITALAWRLVRHADASVRAARDLVADAEALRITHFPEALQSAIAKCEGQGYFKGAERYEALLFSGNPAAQGGTHPPAQERIDAMAGVASELFMPGRQRRDTRDAITRAASAPVASGGFGRRGLQAGLATAAAKAGPNGFVLADRRSQEVPPRPGLWLLWAQVFDREAARAWQRGMYDQLRWRVEDDRNILGATDEMTLWYAGALAAGLLFYASISNSPGEFLDKLSGREWLRQSDAAAGEIFCSPTTPGCRPDGTMNLSGK, encoded by the coding sequence ATGGCCGCGCGCGGCTTTGCCGCCCACGCCGCGCACAACCGGCGCAAGGGGCTGATGTTCGTCGGGCTCTATGCCCTTACCTTCGCCCCGGTCGCACTGCTGTTGCTGGGTATCGTCCCGCTGGTGCTGGGCAATGCGATGGGATCGGTTTTCGTCGATCCCCTGGGCTTTGCACTGCGCTATGCGCCGCTCGCGACGGTAATGGTGCTGGCGCTGCTGGCGAGGAGCTATTTCGGCTTCCGCCGCGAGGTCGCCGAGGCGCTGTCGATCCGCGAGGTGAGCGCGAAAAGCGAACCGCGCCTGGTGCGGATCGGCGAGGAGCAGGCGATCCTCCAGGGCCTTGCGCGGCCGCGCTTCGGCGTGATCGAGACCCGCGCGCGCAATGCCCTGTCGATCGGTGCCACTCCTGGTCAGCGCATGATCGCAGTGACGCGCGGCCTGCTCGACGCGCTCGACGACGACGAGATCGCGGCGGTGATCGCGCATGAGCTCGCCCATTTCCGCGCCGGCGATGCCGCCTTCCTCTCGCTCAACCACGCGCTGTTCCGGACCGCGGCGTGGCTGCAGACCAACAACCCGCTCAAGATCGACAAGAACGTCCACGAGAAGGTGCAGTGGCACATGGTGGTGGGGGTCGTGCTGCCGATCTTCCTGATCGTGATGGGGATCGGCGGGATGATCACCGCGCTCGCCTGGCGTCTCGTGCGCCATGCAGACGCGAGCGTGCGCGCGGCCCGCGATCTGGTCGCCGATGCAGAGGCGCTCAGGATCACCCATTTCCCCGAGGCGCTGCAATCGGCAATCGCGAAGTGCGAGGGCCAGGGCTACTTCAAGGGAGCCGAACGCTACGAGGCGCTGCTGTTTTCCGGCAATCCGGCGGCGCAGGGGGGCACCCATCCCCCGGCGCAGGAGCGGATCGACGCGATGGCCGGGGTGGCAAGCGAGCTCTTCATGCCCGGCCGCCAGCGCCGCGACACCCGCGATGCCATCACGCGCGCCGCGAGCGCGCCGGTGGCGAGCGGGGGCTTCGGGCGGCGGGGCCTGCAAGCGGGCCTTGCCACCGCCGCTGCCAAAGCCGGCCCCAACGGCTTCGTCCTCGCCGACCGCCGGTCGCAGGAGGTGCCACCGCGTCCCGGGCTGTGGCTGCTCTGGGCTCAGGTCTTCGACCGCGAGGCGGCGCGCGCCTGGCAGCGCGGGATGTATGACCAGCTGCGCTGGCGGGTCGAGGACGACCGCAACATCCTCGGCGCGACCGACGAGATGACGCTGTGGTATGCAGGCGCGCTCGCGGCGGGGCTGCTGTTCTACGCCTCGATCAGCAATTCACCGGGAGAATTCCTCGACAAGCTCTCGGGCCGGGAATGGCTCCGGCAATCGGATGCGGCTGCGGGCGAGATCTTCTGCAGCCCCACCACCCCCGGTTGCCGCCCCGACGGGACGATGAACCTCAGCGGCAAGTGA
- a CDS encoding glutathione S-transferase family protein yields the protein MTRPVLYTCARSRGLRATWAAEEAGVDIDLRILPFPPRYLAPEYMAINPLGTVPMLVDGETKLTESCAIAHYLATRSGYTDLAVAPGERDYGEYCDYTYHADATITFPQTVYMRFCLFEKDKGLEEAGHAYAKWFHKRLIKVEQRLEDREYLCADRFTVADICVGYALILAQSVGLDEGVPDSLKAYRERLTARPAYRRAFAREEEGRRALPA from the coding sequence ATGACCAGACCCGTTCTCTACACCTGCGCCCGCTCGCGCGGCCTGCGCGCAACCTGGGCGGCGGAGGAAGCGGGGGTCGACATCGACCTGCGCATTCTTCCCTTTCCGCCGCGCTACCTCGCGCCCGAATACATGGCGATCAATCCGCTCGGCACGGTGCCGATGCTGGTCGATGGCGAGACGAAGCTGACCGAAAGCTGCGCCATCGCGCATTATCTCGCCACTCGCAGCGGCTACACCGACCTCGCGGTGGCCCCGGGCGAGCGCGATTACGGCGAATATTGCGACTACACCTACCACGCCGATGCCACGATCACCTTCCCGCAGACGGTCTACATGCGCTTCTGCCTGTTCGAGAAGGACAAGGGGCTCGAGGAAGCGGGTCACGCCTATGCCAAGTGGTTCCACAAGCGCCTGATCAAGGTTGAGCAGCGCCTCGAGGACCGCGAATACCTGTGCGCCGACCGCTTCACCGTAGCCGACATCTGTGTCGGCTATGCACTGATCCTCGCCCAGAGCGTAGGACTCGACGAGGGCGTGCCCGACAGTCTCAAGGCCTATCGCGAGCGACTGACCGCGCGCCCGGCCTACCGGCGGGCCTTCGCGCGCGAGGAGGAGGGGCGCAGGGCGCTTCCCGCCTGA
- a CDS encoding DUF808 domain-containing protein, which translates to MPSGLVALLDDISVIAKAASASIDDVAVAAGRAGTKTAGVVIDDAAVTPSYVTGLSPARELPIIWKITKGSLRNKLIFLLPGALLLSEFLPQAITYLLIIGGAFLCYEGAEKVMEKLGFGKHGETLEDEITDPVAFENERVGGAIRTDFILSAEIMAIALAEVADESLVMRGAVLALVAVAVTVAVYGAVGLIVKLDDIGLNLTRRASTSAQAFGRFLLRFVPKLLTALSIIGTIAMLWVGGHIVVDSLHKLGWDGLYGPIHAAEHAVHEMAGAAGGVLGWLTATTLSAIFGLILGGIIALVLHKVLGVGEGEGH; encoded by the coding sequence GTGCCGTCAGGACTGGTCGCACTGCTCGACGACATTTCGGTTATCGCGAAGGCGGCCTCGGCCTCGATCGACGATGTGGCGGTGGCCGCAGGGCGGGCGGGGACGAAGACGGCCGGCGTGGTGATCGACGATGCGGCGGTGACGCCCAGCTATGTCACCGGCCTTTCTCCGGCGCGCGAGTTGCCGATCATCTGGAAGATCACCAAGGGCAGCCTCAGGAACAAGCTGATCTTCCTGCTGCCGGGCGCGCTGCTCCTGTCGGAGTTCCTGCCTCAGGCGATCACCTATCTGCTCATCATCGGCGGTGCCTTCCTGTGCTACGAGGGCGCGGAAAAGGTGATGGAGAAGCTCGGCTTCGGCAAGCACGGCGAGACGCTCGAGGACGAGATCACCGATCCTGTCGCCTTCGAGAACGAGCGCGTGGGCGGGGCGATCCGCACCGATTTCATCCTCTCGGCCGAGATCATGGCAATCGCGCTGGCCGAGGTCGCGGACGAGAGCCTGGTTATGCGCGGGGCGGTGCTGGCGCTGGTGGCGGTGGCCGTGACGGTCGCGGTCTACGGTGCGGTCGGGCTCATCGTGAAGCTCGACGATATCGGCCTGAATCTAACACGCAGGGCGAGCACCTCGGCGCAGGCCTTCGGGCGGTTTCTGCTGCGCTTCGTGCCCAAGCTGCTCACCGCGCTCTCGATCATCGGCACCATCGCCATGCTGTGGGTGGGCGGTCACATCGTTGTCGACAGCCTGCACAAGCTTGGTTGGGACGGGCTCTACGGCCCGATCCACGCCGCCGAGCATGCCGTCCATGAAATGGCAGGAGCGGCGGGCGGTGTGCTCGGCTGGCTGACCGCGACAACGCTATCGGCGATTTTCGGCCTGATCCTTGGCGGCATCATCGCCCTGGTCCTGCACAAAGTGCTGGGTGTGGGCGAGGGCGAGGGGCACTAA
- the rpsF gene encoding 30S ribosomal protein S6, whose amino-acid sequence MALYEHVFLARQDLSQAQVDALAAQATEIVEAGNGKVTKTETWGLKSLAYKIERNRKAHFVLLNIDAPGSVVAELERQTRINEDIIRYMTIRVEEHEEGPSVMMRKNERERKRRETREERD is encoded by the coding sequence ATGGCGCTCTACGAGCACGTCTTTCTTGCGCGTCAGGATCTGAGCCAGGCTCAGGTTGACGCGCTGGCGGCGCAAGCCACCGAAATCGTTGAGGCCGGCAACGGCAAGGTCACCAAGACCGAAACCTGGGGTCTCAAGTCGCTCGCCTACAAGATCGAGCGCAACCGCAAGGCGCATTTCGTGCTGCTCAACATCGATGCCCCCGGCTCGGTGGTCGCCGAGCTCGAGCGCCAGACCCGCATCAACGAAGACATCATTCGCTACATGACCATCCGCGTGGAAGAGCACGAGGAAGGCCCGAGCGTGATGATGCGCAAGAACGAACGCGAGCGGAAGCGCCGCGAAACCCGTGAGGAGCGCGACTGA
- the rpsR gene encoding 30S ribosomal protein S18, translating into MARPFFRRRKSCPFAAKDAPKIDYKDVRLLQGFMSERGKIVPSRITAVSAKKQRELAQAIKRARQIGLLPFIVK; encoded by the coding sequence ATGGCCCGCCCGTTTTTCCGCCGCCGCAAGTCCTGCCCGTTCGCGGCCAAGGACGCCCCCAAGATCGATTACAAGGACGTGCGCCTGCTGCAGGGCTTCATGTCCGAGCGTGGCAAGATCGTGCCGTCGCGCATCACCGCCGTCTCGGCGAAGAAGCAGCGTGAACTGGCCCAGGCGATCAAGCGTGCGCGCCAGATCGGCCTGCTGCCGTTCATCGTGAAGTAA
- the rplI gene encoding 50S ribosomal protein L9 — MDIILLERIEKLGSIGDVVTVKDGYARNFLLPQKKALRANEANKKVFEANRERLEKENAERRTVAEGLGEKVAGAEVVLIRAASNAGQLYGSVSVRDIVAGLADQGHSVDKRMVIMGSPIKTIGMHDVTIALHPEVRVTVKANVARSDDEAKLQSEGVDVLAQMFADEQREIEEQAEATRIDTSLEPGEIPAELLEGGDEA, encoded by the coding sequence ATGGACATCATTCTCCTTGAGCGCATCGAGAAGCTCGGCTCGATCGGTGACGTCGTCACCGTGAAGGACGGCTATGCGCGCAACTTCCTGCTGCCGCAGAAGAAGGCTCTCCGCGCCAACGAAGCCAACAAGAAGGTCTTCGAAGCCAACCGCGAGCGGCTCGAGAAGGAAAACGCCGAGCGTCGCACCGTGGCCGAAGGCCTGGGTGAAAAGGTCGCGGGCGCTGAAGTGGTGCTGATCCGCGCCGCCTCGAACGCCGGCCAGCTCTACGGTTCGGTCAGCGTGCGCGACATCGTCGCCGGGCTCGCCGATCAGGGCCACTCGGTCGACAAGCGCATGGTCATCATGGGCTCGCCCATCAAGACCATCGGCATGCACGACGTGACCATCGCCCTGCACCCCGAAGTGCGCGTGACCGTGAAGGCCAACGTCGCCCGCTCGGACGACGAAGCCAAGCTGCAGAGCGAAGGCGTCGACGTGCTGGCCCAGATGTTCGCCGACGAACAGCGCGAGATCGAAGAGCAGGCCGAAGCGACCCGCATCGACACCAGCCTCGAGCCCGGCGAAATCCCGGCCGAACTGCTCGAGGGCGGCGACGAGGCGTAA
- a CDS encoding AMP nucleosidase, which produces MIDIPAILDQLQQHYDEAVRTLRDDVIAFGRDGTLPAPSKRADGSYAYPQITLRYNGVGAPRDRSRAFGRLEMPGTYTTTVTRPDRFAQYLTEQLQLIAAEYEVDVTVSRSRQEIPFPYVLDGEAGAAMVGIAPQDIAAHFPSTDLALIGDELADGIEIDGEHAMPLSLFDGLRTDYSLARLKHYTGSEVSDFQDFILFTNYHRYVDEFVNWGAAQIGKDGYVALTGAAGLDIREPTTHAQDQLNDTAWRRHQMPAYHLIREDGRGITLVNIGVGPSNAKTICDHLAVLRPHAWLMIGHCGGLRSTQKIGDFVLAHAYLRDDHVLDPVLPPEVPIPPIAEVQQAMASAAEAVSGVQGANLKQRMRTGTVVTTDDRNWELRYSSSAKRFSQSRAIAIDMESATIATQGYRFRVPYGTLLCVSDKPLHGEIKLPGQANKFYEEAIAAHLQIGLVACAMLRDEGDRLHSRKLRAFNEPPFR; this is translated from the coding sequence ATGATCGACATCCCAGCCATTCTCGACCAGCTTCAGCAGCATTACGACGAAGCGGTTCGCACCCTGCGCGACGACGTGATCGCCTTCGGACGCGACGGCACCCTGCCCGCGCCTTCCAAGCGGGCCGATGGGTCCTACGCCTATCCGCAGATCACCCTGCGCTACAACGGCGTGGGCGCGCCGCGCGATCGCAGCCGCGCCTTCGGGCGGCTCGAGATGCCGGGCACCTACACCACCACCGTCACCCGCCCGGACCGCTTCGCGCAATATCTCACCGAACAGCTCCAGCTGATCGCCGCCGAATACGAGGTCGATGTCACGGTCAGCCGGTCGCGCCAGGAAATCCCCTTCCCCTATGTGCTCGACGGCGAGGCCGGAGCGGCGATGGTCGGGATCGCGCCGCAGGACATCGCCGCGCACTTCCCCTCGACCGACCTCGCCCTGATCGGTGACGAACTCGCCGACGGGATCGAGATCGACGGCGAGCACGCCATGCCGCTCTCGCTGTTCGACGGCCTTCGCACCGATTATTCGCTGGCGCGGCTCAAGCACTACACGGGTAGCGAGGTCAGCGACTTTCAGGACTTCATCCTGTTCACGAACTATCACCGCTATGTCGATGAATTCGTGAACTGGGGTGCGGCGCAGATCGGCAAGGACGGCTATGTCGCCCTGACCGGTGCCGCCGGGCTCGACATCCGCGAGCCGACCACGCACGCGCAGGACCAGCTCAACGACACCGCCTGGCGGCGCCACCAGATGCCCGCCTACCACCTGATCCGCGAGGACGGGCGCGGGATCACCCTTGTCAACATCGGCGTCGGCCCGTCCAACGCCAAGACAATCTGCGATCACCTCGCGGTGCTGCGCCCGCACGCGTGGCTGATGATCGGGCACTGCGGCGGCCTGCGCTCGACCCAGAAGATCGGCGACTTCGTGCTCGCCCACGCCTATCTGCGGGACGATCACGTGCTCGATCCGGTCCTCCCGCCAGAGGTGCCGATCCCGCCGATTGCCGAAGTTCAGCAGGCCATGGCCAGCGCGGCGGAGGCGGTGAGCGGCGTTCAGGGCGCGAACCTCAAGCAGCGGATGCGCACCGGCACGGTCGTCACCACCGACGATCGCAACTGGGAGCTGCGCTATTCCTCCTCGGCCAAGCGCTTCTCGCAGAGCCGCGCCATCGCCATCGACATGGAAAGCGCGACCATCGCCACGCAGGGCTACCGTTTCCGGGTGCCTTACGGCACGCTGCTGTGCGTCTCGGACAAGCCCTTGCACGGCGAGATCAAGCTGCCCGGCCAGGCCAACAAGTTCTACGAGGAGGCCATCGCCGCCCACCTCCAGATCGGCCTCGTCGCCTGCGCGATGCTGCGGGATGAGGGCGACCGGCTGCACAGCCGCAAGCTGCGCGCGTTCAACGAACCTCCGTTCCGGTGA
- a CDS encoding SDR family NAD(P)-dependent oxidoreductase yields MSLSRSIAGRVAIVTGAASGMGRATARLFAAEGAQVAVIDLDRAACEAVAAECGSGARAYALDVSDGEAIIRTVARIAEDFEGIDILVNNAGVSSFCGLDDPAYDDVWHRAIAVMLTAHQRMVRAALPWLRRSDAARIVNIASTEGLGATPGDTPYVAAKTGVIGLTRGLAVDLGPEGITVNCICPGPIRTAMTDAVAEEHKTIFAKRRTALKRYGEPEEVAHITLSLVLPAASYITGAAIPVDGGLMARNA; encoded by the coding sequence GTGAGTCTCTCGCGCTCCATCGCGGGCCGCGTCGCCATCGTCACCGGCGCGGCGAGCGGCATGGGCCGGGCGACTGCGCGGCTGTTTGCCGCCGAGGGCGCTCAGGTGGCGGTGATCGACCTTGATCGGGCTGCCTGCGAGGCGGTGGCGGCGGAATGCGGCAGTGGCGCGCGGGCCTATGCGCTCGATGTGTCGGACGGGGAAGCCATCATCCGAACGGTCGCGCGGATCGCCGAGGACTTTGAGGGAATCGACATTCTGGTGAACAATGCCGGGGTGTCGAGCTTCTGCGGGCTCGATGATCCCGCCTACGACGATGTCTGGCACCGCGCCATCGCGGTGATGCTGACCGCCCACCAGCGGATGGTGCGAGCGGCCCTGCCGTGGCTGCGGCGGAGCGATGCGGCGCGGATCGTCAACATCGCCTCGACCGAAGGGCTGGGCGCGACCCCGGGCGATACGCCTTACGTGGCGGCAAAGACGGGCGTCATCGGCCTTACACGCGGGCTTGCGGTCGATCTCGGCCCTGAAGGCATCACCGTGAACTGCATCTGCCCCGGCCCGATCCGCACCGCGATGACCGACGCCGTGGCGGAGGAGCACAAGACGATCTTCGCCAAGCGCCGCACCGCGCTCAAACGCTACGGCGAGCCCGAGGAGGTCGCCCACATCACCCTGTCGCTGGTGCTTCCCGCCGCGAGTTACATCACCGGCGCAGCGATCCCGGTCGATGGCGGACTGATGGCGCGGAACGCCTAG
- the rimK gene encoding 30S ribosomal protein S6--L-glutamate ligase codes for MKIAMLARNANLYSHQRLKEAAEARGHTLDILNTLRCTVHIASHRPQVFYNGAPIASYDAVIPRIGASITNYGLAILRQFEMAGIWSLNESVAIGRSRDKLRSLQILAKHGLGLPLTAYANDPKAAEEIIKAVKGPPVVIKLIEGTQGIGVVLAETMSSAKSVIEAFRGANVNILVQEFIKEAGGTDIRALVVGGKVVAAMKRTGAPDEFRSNLHRGGSAQVIKITPEERSTAVRAARRMGLNVCGVDMLRSNHGPVIMEVNSSPGLEGIESATGKDVAGQIIDFIAANAKGGATKTKGRG; via the coding sequence ATGAAAATCGCGATGCTGGCGCGCAACGCCAACCTCTACTCGCACCAGCGGCTGAAAGAGGCCGCCGAGGCGCGGGGGCACACGCTCGACATCCTCAATACGCTGCGCTGCACGGTGCACATCGCCAGCCACCGCCCGCAGGTGTTCTACAATGGAGCGCCCATTGCTTCCTATGACGCGGTGATTCCGAGGATCGGCGCCTCTATCACGAATTACGGCCTTGCGATCCTCCGGCAGTTCGAAATGGCGGGCATCTGGTCGCTCAACGAAAGCGTCGCCATCGGCCGCAGTCGTGACAAGCTGCGGTCCTTGCAGATCCTCGCCAAGCACGGGCTCGGCCTGCCGCTGACGGCCTATGCCAACGATCCCAAGGCGGCCGAGGAGATCATCAAGGCGGTGAAGGGCCCGCCGGTGGTGATCAAGCTGATCGAGGGGACGCAGGGGATCGGCGTGGTGCTCGCCGAGACCATGTCGAGCGCCAAGTCGGTGATCGAGGCCTTCCGTGGGGCCAACGTCAACATCCTTGTGCAGGAGTTCATCAAGGAGGCCGGCGGCACCGATATCCGCGCGCTGGTGGTGGGTGGCAAGGTGGTTGCGGCGATGAAGCGCACCGGCGCGCCGGACGAGTTCCGCTCCAACCTCCACCGCGGCGGCAGCGCGCAAGTGATCAAGATCACGCCCGAGGAACGCTCCACCGCCGTGCGCGCCGCCAGGCGCATGGGGCTCAACGTGTGCGGCGTCGACATGCTGCGCAGCAATCACGGTCCCGTGATCATGGAGGTCAATTCCTCCCCCGGCCTCGAAGGCATCGAAAGCGCGACCGGCAAGGACGTTGCAGGCCAGATCATCGATTTCATCGCCGCCAACGCCAAGGGCGGGGCGACCAAGACCAAGGGTCGGGGCTAG
- a CDS encoding ATP-dependent zinc protease, which translates to MVVGWRELVDLPGLGLAGIPAKIDTGARTSSLHADVLEDFRREGERFVRFAVDWGGQRHFCEAIHVDVRGITSSNGEQQTRFVIKTPLTIGNLTFRAEISLADRSQMQFPMLIGRTALRRRMVVDSGHSWLQSPAMSHMGRLRR; encoded by the coding sequence ATGGTGGTCGGCTGGCGCGAACTGGTCGACCTACCCGGACTGGGCCTCGCCGGGATTCCCGCCAAGATCGACACCGGCGCGCGCACCTCCTCGCTTCATGCCGACGTGCTCGAGGATTTCCGCCGCGAAGGCGAGCGATTCGTGCGCTTCGCGGTCGACTGGGGCGGCCAGCGGCACTTCTGCGAGGCCATCCATGTCGACGTGCGCGGCATAACCTCCTCGAACGGCGAACAGCAGACCCGCTTTGTCATAAAGACGCCTCTCACCATCGGTAATCTCACCTTCCGGGCGGAAATCAGCCTGGCGGACCGGTCCCAGATGCAGTTCCCGATGCTGATCGGGCGCACCGCGCTCAGGCGGCGGATGGTGGTGGATAGTGGCCATTCTTGGCTGCAATCACCTGCGATGTCGCATATGGGGCGCCTCCGCCGGTAA
- a CDS encoding YncE family protein, whose amino-acid sequence MGRGGRIAAGAAALMVLSACAPTAEPEASAGAAMPPTLFVAAKRGNTLSKVDLATGREVLRLPSCTNPHELATSPDGQHVALACYGGTTVDIFSTGSLEKVASIDLGENARPHGIVWHTQGDLFVTAEGRKSIFRIATPLAAARQLFEFGTGKQGSHMLAVSPDARTAWTTDLGSRTVTRLDLVTRRAPLSVTVGEEPEGISLSPDGTDLWVSARGSNQAFALDPQTMEVRSTVATGRFPLRIAVRPQGDVAITSDLQEGSLSVIDTASAKVIRTITVSGPAEAEARFQVTILWSADGKRIYVAETASDTVAEVDYAGGTVLRRLKVGEGGDGMAILP is encoded by the coding sequence ATGGGCCGCGGGGGGCGCATCGCGGCGGGGGCGGCGGCACTGATGGTGCTGTCCGCCTGCGCGCCGACCGCGGAACCGGAGGCGTCTGCGGGCGCGGCGATGCCGCCGACCCTGTTCGTCGCGGCCAAGCGCGGCAACACCCTGTCCAAGGTCGATCTGGCCACCGGAAGGGAAGTGCTGCGCCTGCCGAGCTGCACCAACCCGCACGAACTGGCGACCTCGCCCGACGGGCAGCACGTGGCGCTCGCCTGCTATGGCGGGACGACGGTCGACATCTTCTCGACCGGCAGCCTCGAAAAGGTCGCCAGCATCGACCTCGGCGAGAACGCGCGCCCGCACGGGATCGTCTGGCACACGCAGGGCGACCTTTTCGTCACGGCGGAAGGCCGCAAGTCGATCTTCCGGATCGCCACGCCCCTCGCCGCCGCCCGCCAGCTGTTCGAGTTCGGGACCGGCAAGCAGGGCAGCCACATGCTCGCCGTGAGCCCGGATGCGCGCACGGCATGGACGACCGATCTCGGCTCGCGAACAGTCACCCGGCTCGACCTCGTCACCCGCCGCGCGCCGCTTTCGGTGACGGTCGGCGAGGAGCCGGAGGGCATCTCGCTTTCGCCCGACGGCACCGACCTTTGGGTCTCGGCGCGGGGTTCAAATCAGGCCTTCGCGCTTGATCCGCAAACGATGGAGGTGCGCTCCACCGTGGCGACAGGCAGGTTCCCGCTGCGCATCGCGGTGCGCCCGCAGGGCGATGTCGCCATCACCTCCGATCTTCAGGAAGGCAGCCTCAGCGTGATCGACACCGCCTCGGCAAAAGTGATCCGCACCATCACCGTCTCCGGCCCCGCCGAGGCCGAAGCGCGGTTTCAGGTGACGATCCTGTGGTCCGCCGACGGCAAGCGCATCTACGTCGCCGAGACCGCCAGCGACACCGTGGCCGAGGTCGATTATGCCGGCGGTACCGTGCTGCGCCGCCTGAAGGTGGGCGAGGGCGGCGACGGGATGGCGATCCTGCCTTGA